GCGATCCTCGTCGTCATGTACTACGGCCTCATCTTCTCCATCGGTGAGATGGCGTCGGCGATGCCGCACACGGGCGGCGCCTACTCGTTCTCGCGCGCTGCGATGGGCCCATGGGGCGGATTCGTGACGGGACTCGCCGAGACGATCGAGTACGTGGCCACGACGGCCGTCATCGTCTACTTCTCGGCCGCCTACGCCGACAGCATCACCTCCGAGCTGCTCGGGTTCTCGATGCCCGCGTGGGTGTGGTGGGTCATCCTCTACCTCCTGTTCATCGGGCTCAACACCGCCGGGGCGAGCATCTCATTCAAGTTCGCTATCGTCGTGTCGATCATCTCGATCGGGATCCTCCTCGTGTTCTCGGTCATGGCGGCCACGTCGGGCCTGTTCTCGTGGGACAACCTCTTCGACATCGCCCCCGACGCCGGCCAGACCGCATTCCTGCCGCACGGCGTGTTCCCGATCCTCTTCGCCCTGCCGTTCGCGATGTGGTTCTTCCTCGGCATCGAGGAACTGCCGCTCGCGGCCGAGGAGTCGCACGACCCGGTGCGCGACATCCCGCGCGCCGGTCTCTGGGCCCGCGGCACGCTCATCGTGACGGGCCTGCTCGTGCTGTTCCTCAACACGGGCGTCGTCGGCGCCGAGGCGACCGGTGTCGCCGGCGAACCGCTGCTCGACGGCTTCCGCGCGATCGTGGGCGACGGCGCGGCGGCGGTCCTGGCGCTCTTCGCCCTCATCGGGCTGCTGGCATCGCTGCAGGGCATCATGTTCGCCTACGGACGCAACATGTACTCGCTCTCGCGGGCGGGCTACTACCCGAAGTTCCTCTCGCTGACCGGCACGCGGCAGACGCCGTGGGTCGCGCTCGTCGCGGGCGGCATCATCGGGTTCGTGGCACTCGTCATCGTCGACGCCGCCGGTGGGTCGACGGGAGTGGCCGGTGCGATCGTGCTGAACATCGCGGTCTGGGGCGCGGTGCTCGCGTACCTCATGCAGATGGTCGCCTTCGTCATCCTGCGGCGCAGGTTCCCGAACGCGAAGCGCCCGTTCCTCAGTCCGTGGGGCGTGCCGGGTGCCGTGGTCGCGGGAGTGATCGCCGCGCTCATCTTCGTGGGCACCCTCATCAATCCGGCGTTCCTCCCGGCGATCATCGCGATCCTCGTGGTGTACGTCGTGATGCTCGCGATCTTCGCGCTCTGGGGCCGACACCGCCTCATCCTCTCGCCCGAAGAGGAGTACGCGGTGTCGGGCGGCCTGCACGGCGACCCGCAGGCCGAGGGCTACGGCGGAGCGGTCGAGAGCGAGCTGCTCGCCTCCGACGGCGTCGACGAGCCCGACGTGATCGACGAGCCCGACCGGGTCTGAGTCACTCGAGCGGGAGGCGGGGCGCAGTGGCGCCCCGCCTCCCGCTCTGCGTCAGAGCGCGACGGCGCCGCAGAGGTGCACGTCGAGCCCGAGTTCGGCGAAGAGTGCCGCCTTGGCGAGGAGCGCGCGATCGGCGGCTGCGGCATCCGGCGCATACGCCACTTGCACGTGATTCGCCTTGTGCCTGGCCATCAACTGGTCGCGGCTCACGCCGTGCAGCACCGCGTGCATGATCGGCCACTGCGGGTCGGTCGCGTCGAGGCGTCGCTGCGTCTCGGCCTCGGGCAGCTCTCGCACCGAGCCGCGGCCGAGGTCGACGTGCAGGCGGCCGTCCATCAGGAAGACGCGCGACCAGACGATCTCGCCGGGCTTCGAGACGCCCGAGAGGGTGCCGCCGCCGAGCGGGAAGAACATCGGCGGCTGGCGCATGCTGTACGACTTGTCGTAGCCGCCGTTGTGGCTCGCGGGCACCGATCCCGAGATCTCGAACACCCAGACGAACTCGCCGTCGTACTCCTCGCCCCAGCGCACGTCGTGCAGGGTCGTGGCGGGGTCGAAGCCCATGGCGTTCCAGATGCGGTTCGTGATGAGTGCGTCGACGGCGACGCCCTCGTCGACCTCGTTGAAGTGGGGGAGTGCGGCGCCGGGGTAGAGCTCCCGCTCGCCGCCGCGCGAGCGCACGGGCGGCCGCTCGACGTTGTTGAGCAGGCCCTCGGCGAGGTCGGATGCCGGAACCATGTCCTTCAGGCCCTGCTGGTACTGGATCCCGACGGCGTCGAGACCGAAGTCGTCGGAGATGCGCACGGCGGCGATGTACATCTTCAGCTGGCTCTGCACCTGGGCGCGAGTGAGCTCGGTCGCGTCATCCGTGCCGAAATGGAACGTGAGCCCTGCGTTCTCGAGCCAGGCCATCACCTCGTCGGCCTCGGCGTCGCTCACGCGCGCCATCTCGGCGAGGAGCGCGCTCTGCGAGAGGCGCTCCTTGTAGATGCCGAGCGGATTCAGCAGCTCGTCGTCGATGATCGCGTTGTACATGCCCATGCAGCCCTCGTCGAAGACGCCGATGATGGCCTTCTCGACGCGGAGCTCGTCGGCGAGTGCACGGCCGAGCGCGACCTCGGGTGCGGCGTCGTCGAGCGCGGGGAGATCGCGCACGTGGCTCAGGTCGTGCTCGATGCGCCCGGTCTCGAGCCATTCGCCGAGCTTGTCGACCGCCCAGTCGTCGGTGAAGTCCGTGCTCCAGAGCGCGGAGTGCTCGACCCCTGCCTTCGTGAGGCTCGCGGTGAGGTTCAGGAGCCCGACGAGGCCTGGGAAGTCGCCCGCCCAGTTCGCGACGACGAGGATCGGGCCGCGGTGCGTGCGAAGGCCCGCGAGCACGTGGTGGCTGTACTGCCAGACCGCTTCGACGACGACGAGCGGCGCTTCGGGCGGGAGTGTCTTGAAGACCTCGATGCCGGCGCGCTGGCTGTCGATGAAGCCGTGCCCGGTGAGCTCGTCGACGCCGTGACCGCGTTCGACCGACCAGCC
The Agromyces albus DNA segment above includes these coding regions:
- a CDS encoding fucose isomerase, with protein sequence MMQYTLPARRHPRTAAPGTVYTVASGDLRLSANTKCWPTQEHLEADFAAAVERLGWSVERGHGVDELTGHGFIDSQRAGIEVFKTLPPEAPLVVVEAVWQYSHHVLAGLRTHRGPILVVANWAGDFPGLVGLLNLTASLTKAGVEHSALWSTDFTDDWAVDKLGEWLETGRIEHDLSHVRDLPALDDAAPEVALGRALADELRVEKAIIGVFDEGCMGMYNAIIDDELLNPLGIYKERLSQSALLAEMARVSDAEADEVMAWLENAGLTFHFGTDDATELTRAQVQSQLKMYIAAVRISDDFGLDAVGIQYQQGLKDMVPASDLAEGLLNNVERPPVRSRGGERELYPGAALPHFNEVDEGVAVDALITNRIWNAMGFDPATTLHDVRWGEEYDGEFVWVFEISGSVPASHNGGYDKSYSMRQPPMFFPLGGGTLSGVSKPGEIVWSRVFLMDGRLHVDLGRGSVRELPEAETQRRLDATDPQWPIMHAVLHGVSRDQLMARHKANHVQVAYAPDAAAADRALLAKAALFAELGLDVHLCGAVAL
- a CDS encoding amino acid permease; translation: MAKDTLNVSGVKYSTAESGYFDKRKLTRTAGVWGLWGLAVAAVISGDFSGWNFGIDFAGFGGMLIAFAILVVMYYGLIFSIGEMASAMPHTGGAYSFSRAAMGPWGGFVTGLAETIEYVATTAVIVYFSAAYADSITSELLGFSMPAWVWWVILYLLFIGLNTAGASISFKFAIVVSIISIGILLVFSVMAATSGLFSWDNLFDIAPDAGQTAFLPHGVFPILFALPFAMWFFLGIEELPLAAEESHDPVRDIPRAGLWARGTLIVTGLLVLFLNTGVVGAEATGVAGEPLLDGFRAIVGDGAAAVLALFALIGLLASLQGIMFAYGRNMYSLSRAGYYPKFLSLTGTRQTPWVALVAGGIIGFVALVIVDAAGGSTGVAGAIVLNIAVWGAVLAYLMQMVAFVILRRRFPNAKRPFLSPWGVPGAVVAGVIAALIFVGTLINPAFLPAIIAILVVYVVMLAIFALWGRHRLILSPEEEYAVSGGLHGDPQAEGYGGAVESELLASDGVDEPDVIDEPDRV